The uncultured Bacteroides sp. DNA segment GAAGATGACGGAGCGCAAGAAGCTACCGAAACAGTAGAAGCTGAAAAAACCGTTCAGCCGGAAGCGCCACAAACAACTGCACCACAGCCCGAAGTTGTTACGACACAGCAAGAAGCACCGGCACCGGTTTCAAACAAACCTGCGGCAGTGAAGGAAGAAGGCAGATGGTATTCGCCAGTTGTACTTCAATTGGCCAATCAGGCACAAATCTCCAGCGCTGAGCTTGATGCTTTGCAAGGAACCGGTTATCTTGGCAGACCAACCAAGAAAGATATTCAAAAATACATCGAACAGAAGAAGAGTGGCGTTGCTCCTGCAGCGGCTAGCGCGCAACCTGCGGCAGCCAAACCAGCAAGTGCTGTTGCTGTTCAACCAAATCCTGCCGAACCGACAAAAGCTCCTGCAGCTCCTGCTCCTGTTGCTCAAAAAGCGGGCGAAGATCAAATTGTCGATATGGATCCGGTTAGACGCATCATTGCCGACCACATGGTGATGTCGAAGAATACATCTCCACACGTTACAACGATCATCGAGGTAGACGTAACCAAGCTTGTAAACTGGCGCAAACGTGTGAAAGATGAATTCCGCAAGCAAGAGGGTATCAACATTACTTACATGCCTGCCATCGTTGAGGCTGTATCAAAGGCGTTGATTGAATTCCCTTATGTAAACGCTTCTGTGGATGGTTACAAGATGATCTTGAAGAAGCATATCAACATAGGTATGGCTGTTGCGCTGGACGATGGCAACTTGGTTGTACCGGTAATTCATGATGCTGACAGACTGAATACCAAGGGTTTGGCTCTGGCCATCGACTCGCTGGCCAACACGGCTCGTGCCAACAGACTGAAAGTAAATGATGTGCAGAATGGCACGTTTACCATTACCAACTTTGGTACTTTCAAGAATATCATTGGGACACCGATCATCAATCAACCTCAAGTAGCTATTTTGGGTGTGGGATTCATTGAGAAGAAACCTGCTGTTGTTTCAACACCGGATGGTGACGTAATTGCTATCAGACATAAAATGTATCTGTCTTTGTCTTATGATCATCGCATCATCGACGGTACACTGGGTGGCAAATTCTTGCTTAGCGTGGCCGAGTATCTGGAAAAGTGGGATAAATAATACTTATAAAAAAAGAAAGAATGAAAACATTTGATATTAATAATACCAACAAGGAAACACTGAAAAAATGGTACCACTTGCTGACTCTCGGACGGGCGATGGACGAGAAGGCACCGATGTATCAACTTCAATCTCTCGGCTGGTCCTATCACGCTCCTTATGCGGGACATGATGGTATACAGTTGGCCATCGGACAAGTTTTCACGGTCGGTGAAGATTTCCTGTTTCCTTACTACCGAGATATGTTGACGGTACTGTCGGCCGGGATGACACCCGAAGAATTGATTCTGAATGGTATCTCTAAAGCTACCGACCTCACCAGTGGAGGCCGCCACATGTCGAACCATTTTTCTAAACACGAATGGCATATCGAGAATATCTCTTCAGCTGTAGGTACGCAAGATTTGCATGCAGCCGGAGTGGCACGTGCCATGAAATACTACAAGCATAGAGGAGTAGCAATCACCTGTCAGGGTGAAGCTACCACCTCAGAAGGCTATGTGTATGAGGCTATCAACGGCGCATGTACCGAGAAACTGCCAGTGATTTTTGTTATCCAGGATAATGGATACGGCATCTCTGTTCCAAAGAAGGATCAAACAGCCAATCGCAAGGTAGCTCAAAACTTTTCAGGATTCAAAAACCTGAAGATTATTTATTGTAACGGTAAAGATGTGTTCGACTCTATGAATGCAATGACGGCTGCCCGTGAATATGCCATCGAAACAAATTGCCCCGTCATCGTTCACGCCAATTGCGTGCGCATCGGTTCGCACTCTAACTCTGACAACCACTTCTTGTATCGTGATGAGTATGAATTGGCGTATGTGAAAGCGGCAGATCCTTTGAAGAAATTTCGCCGAATGTTGCTTCAATACAAACGTTTCACGGAGGAAGAATTGACTCAGATTGAAGCTGCTGTGAAGAAAGAGTTGAGTGCGGCGAATAAGAAAGCCATAGCTGCGCCCGATCCTGATCCGAAAACGATCTTTGATTATGTTTTGCCTGAACCGTACGAACCAAAAGTTTACGTGGACGGAACGCATAACGAACAGGGTGAGAAGAAGAACCTTGTGACAGCGCTCAACGAAACGTTGAAGAGCGAGTTCCGCCATAATCCTGACACATTCCTTTGGGGCCAAGATGTGGCTAATAAAGATAAGGGCGGTGTGTTCAATGTGACGAAGGGAATGCAACAAGAATTCGGTATCGAGAGAGTATTCAACGCTCCAATTGCCGAAGACTATATTGTGGGATCGGCCAACGGAATGAGCCGCTTCGATCCGAAAATTCATTTAGTGATTGAAGGCGCCGAGTTTGCCGACTATTTCTGGCCAGCCATTGAGCAATACGTGGAATGTACGCACGAATATTGGAGAAGTAATGGAAAATTCACTCCGAACATTACCTTGCGACTCTCTTCCGGTGGATATATCGGTGGCGGATTGTATCACTCACAAAACTTGGAAGGCGCATTGTCCACCTTGCCCGGAGCCCGTATCGTTTATCCTTCGTTTGCCGATGATGCCGCAGGTTTGCTGCGCACCGCCATTCGCTCCAAAGGATTCACGCTGTTTCTGGAGCCGAAGGCGATGTACAATGCTGTGGAAGCAGCAACCGTTATCCCCGACGATTTTGAAGTTCCTTTCGGAAAGGCCCGAATTCGCAAAGCGGGTGACGATCTTACCATTGTCACTTACGGAAATACCACGCATCTCTGCTTGAAAGCAGCCAATCGCTTGGCCGACGAAAACGGAGGAAATGTGGAAGTTATCGATATTCGTTCAATCATTCCACTTGACAAGGAAACCATTTTTGCATCCGTGAAGAAAACTAGTAAAGTGCTGATTGTGCACGAAGACAAAGTATTCTCGGGCTTTGGTGCGGAAATAGCTGCCATGATAGGAACAGAATTGTTCCAATATTTGGATGCTCCTGTGCAACGTGTAGGTTCTACCTTTACTCCTGTAGGTTTCCATCCTGTGCTCGAACAGGCGATTCTTCCGAGCGAAGAACGCATCTATCAAGCTGCGAAGGAACTTTTGGCATATTGATTGAAGTAGAATATTAACTTTACGAAAAAGATACATAAATGAAAAAGATCGGACTATTTTACGGAGCAAACACCGTGAAAACAGCGGCAATCGCAAAAAAAATACAAGAGGTGTTTGGCGATTCAAAAACGGACCTTGTCCCAGTGGAACATGCGTGGGAAAAGGAATTTGAGCAATATGATCATCTGATCGTTGGTACAGCTACTTGGTTTGATGGCGAGCTACCTACTTACTGGGATGAGATGATTCCGGAGTTGAAATCGCTCAACCTGAAAGGCAAGAAAGTTGCTATCTTTGGTCTGGGAGATCAAGTAAACTATCCTGATAATTTCGTGGATGGCATTGCTTTGCTGGCCGAAGCCTTTGAATTTGCAGGCGCTACCATCGCTGGACTAACGTCTCCCGAAGGTTATACTTTCGCTCAATCTCGCGCATTGAAAGAAGGAACCTTGTTGGGACTGGCTATCGATGATGATACTCAACCCGACAAAACGGATGAAAGGATCAAAAACTGGGTGACCCAGTTGAAGAAAGAAGGTTTTTCTGCCAAGTAAGACTCTCTATATGTGAAATACTCTAACTAAAGGGGGCTATCCATACTTTGTGGATAGCCTTTTTTTTGGTATCTTGCGCATTCTTAACTAATATCACTCTAACCAAATATGCAAAAGATTAAAGATATTCGACTTTCAAGTCAACAGCTTCATCACTCAGAATTTGTCAACCCGAAAGAGTTGGTTGCTTGGATGGGTGCCATGCAAGCGCAAGATTATAATATGGTCAAATGGGCGCTTGGCATCAGATTGAAATCGGGAACAGAGCAGTTTGTTGATGAGGCTCTCAATCGGGGCGATATTCTGCGCACACACGTGATGCGCCCCACCTGGCATTTGGTAGCTGCGGAAGATATCAGATGGATGCTGCGATTGTCGGCACAACGGATCAAGTCATCTTCTGCTTCGAGAGATCGGGACTTGGAAATATCCGAGAGCTTGTATTCAAAATGCAACGGTTTGCTGGAGAAAATGTTAGCAGGGAATAATTTTCTGACACGAGAGGAGGTAGGATTAGAACTGAACAAGGCAGGTATAGTTGTAAATACTTCTCGAATGATTCATTTTATGATGCGTGCGGAGATTGAAGGCATCGTTTGCAGCGGACCCGTCAGAGGTAAAAAGCTGACTTACGCCCTGATTGAGGAACGAGTGTCTCCGGTAAAAGAGCTGAATAAAGAGGAATCGTTGGTCAAACTAGCATTGAATTATTTCAGAAGCCACTCTCCTGCAAGTCTGCAAGATTTTGTTTGGTGGTCCGGATTGTCTGTGGCAGATGCAAAGCAGGCGGTGGGTCTCATTGATTCAGAACTGATTTCCGATAAATTTGCTTCTCACAACCTGTTTGTTCATCAATTATACG contains these protein-coding regions:
- a CDS encoding dihydrolipoamide acetyltransferase family protein, with protein sequence MSKFDIKMPKLGESITEGTIIAWLVKAGDVIEEDQILFEVTTAKVNAEIPSPVEGKILEILFQEGDTVPVGVTVATVEIEDDGAQEATETVEAEKTVQPEAPQTTAPQPEVVTTQQEAPAPVSNKPAAVKEEGRWYSPVVLQLANQAQISSAELDALQGTGYLGRPTKKDIQKYIEQKKSGVAPAAASAQPAAAKPASAVAVQPNPAEPTKAPAAPAPVAQKAGEDQIVDMDPVRRIIADHMVMSKNTSPHVTTIIEVDVTKLVNWRKRVKDEFRKQEGINITYMPAIVEAVSKALIEFPYVNASVDGYKMILKKHINIGMAVALDDGNLVVPVIHDADRLNTKGLALAIDSLANTARANRLKVNDVQNGTFTITNFGTFKNIIGTPIINQPQVAILGVGFIEKKPAVVSTPDGDVIAIRHKMYLSLSYDHRIIDGTLGGKFLLSVAEYLEKWDK
- a CDS encoding thiamine pyrophosphate-dependent enzyme, translating into MKTFDINNTNKETLKKWYHLLTLGRAMDEKAPMYQLQSLGWSYHAPYAGHDGIQLAIGQVFTVGEDFLFPYYRDMLTVLSAGMTPEELILNGISKATDLTSGGRHMSNHFSKHEWHIENISSAVGTQDLHAAGVARAMKYYKHRGVAITCQGEATTSEGYVYEAINGACTEKLPVIFVIQDNGYGISVPKKDQTANRKVAQNFSGFKNLKIIYCNGKDVFDSMNAMTAAREYAIETNCPVIVHANCVRIGSHSNSDNHFLYRDEYELAYVKAADPLKKFRRMLLQYKRFTEEELTQIEAAVKKELSAANKKAIAAPDPDPKTIFDYVLPEPYEPKVYVDGTHNEQGEKKNLVTALNETLKSEFRHNPDTFLWGQDVANKDKGGVFNVTKGMQQEFGIERVFNAPIAEDYIVGSANGMSRFDPKIHLVIEGAEFADYFWPAIEQYVECTHEYWRSNGKFTPNITLRLSSGGYIGGGLYHSQNLEGALSTLPGARIVYPSFADDAAGLLRTAIRSKGFTLFLEPKAMYNAVEAATVIPDDFEVPFGKARIRKAGDDLTIVTYGNTTHLCLKAANRLADENGGNVEVIDIRSIIPLDKETIFASVKKTSKVLIVHEDKVFSGFGAEIAAMIGTELFQYLDAPVQRVGSTFTPVGFHPVLEQAILPSEERIYQAAKELLAY
- a CDS encoding flavodoxin, producing the protein MKKIGLFYGANTVKTAAIAKKIQEVFGDSKTDLVPVEHAWEKEFEQYDHLIVGTATWFDGELPTYWDEMIPELKSLNLKGKKVAIFGLGDQVNYPDNFVDGIALLAEAFEFAGATIAGLTSPEGYTFAQSRALKEGTLLGLAIDDDTQPDKTDERIKNWVTQLKKEGFSAK
- a CDS encoding winged helix DNA-binding domain-containing protein, which translates into the protein MQKIKDIRLSSQQLHHSEFVNPKELVAWMGAMQAQDYNMVKWALGIRLKSGTEQFVDEALNRGDILRTHVMRPTWHLVAAEDIRWMLRLSAQRIKSSSASRDRDLEISESLYSKCNGLLEKMLAGNNFLTREEVGLELNKAGIVVNTSRMIHFMMRAEIEGIVCSGPVRGKKLTYALIEERVSPVKELNKEESLVKLALNYFRSHSPASLQDFVWWSGLSVADAKQAVGLIDSELISDKFASHNLFVHQLYANELKTDNVLHFLPAFDEYVISYKDRTAILALELQSKAFTKNGTFYPNIMYNGEIVGVWKKLVSKAGISFETTFFEQNFNIEKEALAKAENTYRRFLGGIASK